From a region of the Primulina eburnea isolate SZY01 chromosome 7, ASM2296580v1, whole genome shotgun sequence genome:
- the LOC140837405 gene encoding uncharacterized protein codes for MEKFSTKHLPSDLTTCLLQYIGSSLPPTMCTIPLAQESRAHNIGGNDGVPRGRRGRPAAEVADKADAEVEQLVHRVDEMELAVARFQNMHAAKFFGNEGSGRAEGWLKHMEFLVNTAHYDSDRLFTMTVLQLRDRAQRWWKATTNVLQQTGSQITWEVFRAKFLHEYDPSSYYSVRESEFHRLVQGKMSVEEYARQLSALLTYVPHVAVSEKGKISIFFGRTGLSKAVDKAIGIEAGLRRGKPPQDPPIPSGGSYFSASTLWQFTECDRHPTAQCSGVQGSCHSCGQPGYYARACPSRAQGQMQPQQLPYVRGSFPGGSSQRLFAPAPSYQQSSYTHVMSNVPQPFQGPQQARVFALTEDQAREAPGMVITCTCIMYDHIARVLFDTGASHSFIASDYVAEYELWTTSFHETVSVSTPLVDLFLLGKLC; via the exons ATGGAGAAATTTAGCACGAAACACCTCCCAAGTGATCTAACTACCTGTTTGCTGCAGTACATTGGTAGTAGCCTTCCACCAACGATGTGCACGATCCC ACTCGCTCAGGAGTCTCGGGCACATAATATCGGAGGAAATGACGGAGTTCCTCGAGGTAGACGTGGGCGTCCTGCTGCAGAGGTAGCCGATAAAGCTGATGCAGAGGTAGAACAGTTGGTGCAcagagttgatgaaatggaaTTGGCTGTAGCTCGATTTCAGAACATGCATGCTGCGAAATTCTTTGGGAATGAAGGAAGTGGTCGAGCAGAAGGATGGCTGAAACACATGGAATTCCTGGTTAACACAGCACATTATGATTCTGATAGACTCTTTACTATGACAGTTCTCCAACTACGGGATCGTGCACAACGTTGGTGGAAGGCTACTACCAATGTCCTGCAGCAAACAGGTAGTCAGATCACTTGGGAGGTGTTTCGTGCTAAATTTCTCCATGAATATGATCCATCATCCTATTATTCAGTCAGAGAATCGGAATTTCATCGACTAGTTCAGGGCAAAATGTCTGTTGAAGAATATGCTCGACAACTTTCTGCTCTTCTCACTTATGTACCACATGTGGCTGTCagtgaaaaaggaaaaatttcaattttttttggaaGGACTGGACTCTCAA AAGCTGTGGACAAGGCGATTGGAATTGAGGCAGGATTGAGACGAGGAAAACCACCACAGGATCCACCGATACCTAGTGGTGGTTCATATTTTTCAGCAAGTACACTCTGGCAGTTCACAGAGTGTGACAG ACATCCTACTGCACAGTGTAGTGGAGTGCAGGGATCATGTCACAGTTGTGGTCAGCCAGGGTATTATGCCAGAGCTTGTCCGAGCCGTGCACAGGGACAGATGCAGCCACAACAGTTGCCTTATGTTAGAGGTAGTTTTCCAGGTGGCTCATCTCAGCGACTATTTGCTCCTGCACCGTCATACCAACAGTCTAGTTACACACATGTCATGAGTAATGTGCCACAGCCTTTTCAAGGTCCCCAACAAGCccgagtatttgctttgactgaggatcAAGCTAGAGAGGCTCCAGGCATGGTGATCACATGTACTTGCATTATGTACGATCATATTGCACGAGTTTTATTTGATactggagcatctcattcattcattgcaTCTGATTATGTTGCTGAATATGAACTATGGACTACATCATTTCATGAAACTGTATCTGTGTCTACGCCGTTGGTCGATTTATTTCTTCTGGGCAAATTGTGTTAG